A single region of the Agromyces sp. Leaf222 genome encodes:
- the recN gene encoding DNA repair protein RecN, whose protein sequence is MIDELGIRDLGVIAEATLPLGSGFTAVTGETGAGKTMVVTALGLLLGARADAGAVRSGAKQAWVEGRWLVPDDGPVAERVAETGGEIEAGELLLGRSVSSEGRSRAVVGGRSAPIGVLTELGEELVVVHGQADQQRLRSAVAQRDALDRFAGAGLQAALTEYRAAFTAWHADAAELERLTQAHDERLREAAALREALDEIEAADPRPGEDVELSERADRLSNLEDLRLAAAQAHTLISADEIVDDAPDAVTLVDGAKRHLERVVEHDAALAPIREALQNAGFLLADAAAELGAYLAGLDADGARELEVVQERRALLTSLIRRHGSTLDEVLDFGRTGGLRLVELDGDDERIEQLAASVDDGAIVVDRLAGRVSELRTDAAGRLAAAVTVELAALAMPDARLTVLVDSEHEPAVHGRDQVAILLQPHPGAEPRSVSKGASGGELSRVMLAIEVVIAGTDPVPTFVFDEVDAGVGGAAAIEIGRRLARLAERSQVIVVTHLAQVAAFATNHLSVVKGTDGRVTESSVRRLEGPDREAEMARLLSGLAESESGLAHARELLELAAERATTG, encoded by the coding sequence ATGATTGACGAACTCGGCATCCGCGACCTCGGGGTCATCGCCGAGGCGACGCTTCCGCTCGGGTCGGGGTTCACCGCAGTCACCGGCGAGACCGGCGCGGGCAAGACCATGGTCGTCACGGCGCTCGGGCTGCTGCTGGGCGCCCGCGCCGACGCCGGCGCCGTGCGGTCCGGGGCGAAGCAGGCCTGGGTCGAGGGTCGCTGGCTCGTGCCCGACGACGGCCCGGTCGCCGAACGCGTCGCCGAGACCGGTGGCGAGATCGAGGCGGGTGAACTGCTGCTCGGCCGGTCGGTCTCGTCCGAGGGCCGGAGCCGCGCGGTCGTCGGCGGCCGAAGCGCGCCCATCGGCGTGCTCACCGAACTCGGCGAGGAGCTCGTGGTCGTGCACGGCCAGGCCGACCAGCAGCGGCTCCGGTCAGCGGTCGCCCAGCGCGATGCCCTCGACCGATTCGCGGGCGCTGGTCTGCAGGCCGCGCTGACCGAGTACCGCGCCGCGTTCACCGCCTGGCACGCCGACGCCGCCGAGCTCGAACGGCTCACCCAGGCTCACGACGAACGCCTCCGAGAGGCGGCGGCCCTGCGCGAGGCGCTCGACGAGATCGAGGCCGCCGATCCGCGCCCGGGCGAAGACGTCGAGCTCTCCGAGCGCGCCGATCGCCTCTCGAACCTCGAAGACCTGCGCCTCGCCGCTGCCCAGGCGCACACGCTCATCTCGGCCGACGAGATCGTCGACGACGCACCCGACGCAGTCACGCTCGTCGACGGCGCCAAGCGCCACCTCGAGCGGGTCGTCGAGCACGATGCCGCGCTCGCTCCGATCCGCGAGGCCCTGCAGAACGCCGGCTTCCTGCTCGCAGACGCGGCCGCCGAACTCGGCGCCTACCTGGCGGGGCTCGACGCCGACGGTGCCCGAGAGCTCGAGGTCGTGCAGGAGCGTCGCGCACTGCTCACCTCGCTCATCCGTCGGCACGGGTCGACCCTCGACGAGGTGCTCGACTTCGGCCGCACGGGCGGTCTCCGACTCGTCGAGCTCGACGGCGACGATGAGCGCATCGAGCAGCTCGCGGCATCCGTCGACGACGGTGCGATCGTCGTCGACCGGCTCGCCGGCCGGGTCAGCGAGCTGCGCACCGACGCCGCCGGGCGGCTCGCCGCGGCCGTCACCGTCGAGCTGGCAGCGCTCGCGATGCCCGACGCACGGCTGACCGTGCTCGTCGACTCCGAGCACGAGCCGGCGGTGCACGGGCGCGACCAGGTCGCGATCCTGCTGCAGCCGCATCCGGGGGCGGAGCCTCGCTCGGTCTCCAAGGGGGCCTCCGGCGGCGAGCTCTCGCGGGTCATGCTCGCGATCGAGGTCGTCATCGCCGGAACCGACCCCGTGCCGACGTTCGTCTTCGACGAGGTCGACGCCGGTGTCGGCGGTGCCGCGGCGATCGAGATCGGGCGGCGACTCGCCCGACTCGCCGAACGCTCCCAGGTGATCGTGGTGACCCACCTCGCGCAGGTCGCCGCCTTCGCGACGAACCACCTGAGCGTGGTCAAGGGCACCGACGGGCGCGTCACCGAGTCCAGCGTGCGCCGCCTCGAAGGGCCGGATCGCGAGGCCGAGATGGCGCGCCTGCTCTCCGGACTCGCCGAGTCCGAGAGCGGATTGGCGCACGCGCGCGAACTGCTCGAACTCGCGGCGGAACGGGCGACCACCGGCTGA
- a CDS encoding NUDIX hydrolase codes for MPDRSVDDVRGEPLADERVVVPVSASEVVFEGRVWDIRRETFDLGDGPIVREFMDHPGAVAVLALDDDDRAFLIRQYRHPVRVRGWEIPAGLLDIPGEDPLEAAKRELAEEGDLEASEWSVLADFLTTPGGSDEALRIYLARGVRPAAEAYAREDEEAHIETRWVPLDDCVDAVLGRRVQNPSLVIAVLAAEASRARGWRSLGEADAAWPTRSPARGTRAPGAAEGAPTA; via the coding sequence ATGCCTGATCGCTCCGTCGACGACGTCCGGGGCGAGCCGCTCGCCGACGAACGGGTCGTGGTGCCCGTCTCGGCGAGCGAGGTCGTGTTCGAGGGTCGGGTGTGGGACATCCGTCGCGAGACGTTCGACCTCGGCGACGGGCCGATCGTGCGCGAGTTCATGGACCACCCCGGAGCCGTCGCCGTGCTCGCGCTCGACGACGACGACCGGGCGTTCCTGATCCGCCAGTACCGGCATCCGGTTCGCGTCCGCGGTTGGGAGATCCCGGCCGGGCTGCTCGACATCCCCGGAGAGGACCCGCTCGAGGCGGCCAAGCGAGAACTCGCTGAAGAGGGCGACCTCGAGGCGTCCGAATGGTCGGTGCTCGCCGACTTCCTCACGACGCCGGGCGGCAGCGACGAAGCGCTCCGCATCTACCTGGCGCGCGGCGTGCGCCCGGCCGCCGAGGCGTACGCGCGCGAAGACGAGGAGGCGCACATCGAGACCCGGTGGGTGCCGCTCGACGACTGCGTCGACGCCGTGCTCGGGCGACGGGTGCAGAACCCGTCGCTCGTGATCGCGGTGCTCGCAGCCGAGGCCTCGCGTGCACGCGGGTGGCGGAGCCTCGGCGAAGCGGATGCCGCGTGGCCCACCCGGTCGCCGGCACGCGGCACGCGGGCGCCCGGCGCAGCCGAGGGCGCCCCCACGGCATGA
- a CDS encoding ParA family protein yields the protein MTQQTHDPADGIGSLEPDIGPTGRPHREFPVPKPLRTHGPARIIALCNQKGGVGKTTTTINLGATLAEYGRRVLAIDFDPQGALSAGLGVQTHDVPTIYDLLLSRTIDPVDAIQHSGVEGLDVIPGNIDLSAAEINLVNEVAREQILAGVLRKVSADYDVILIDCQPSLGLLTVNALTAAHGVVIPLECEFFALRGVALLIETIDKVRDRLNPAITLDGILATMYDSRTLHSREVLERVVDAFGDDVLETVITRTVKFPDATVAATPITEFAPEHQASKSYRQLARELVFRGAVA from the coding sequence GTGACCCAGCAGACGCACGATCCGGCGGACGGCATCGGTTCGCTGGAGCCGGACATCGGTCCGACCGGGCGTCCCCACCGCGAGTTCCCCGTTCCGAAGCCGCTGCGTACGCACGGCCCGGCCCGCATCATCGCCCTCTGCAACCAGAAGGGCGGCGTCGGCAAGACGACCACCACGATCAACCTCGGCGCCACGCTCGCCGAGTACGGCCGCCGTGTGCTCGCCATCGACTTCGACCCGCAGGGCGCGCTCTCGGCGGGGCTCGGCGTGCAGACGCACGACGTGCCGACGATCTACGACCTGCTGCTCTCGCGCACGATCGACCCGGTCGACGCGATCCAGCACTCGGGCGTCGAGGGCCTCGACGTGATCCCCGGCAACATCGACCTCTCGGCCGCCGAGATCAACCTCGTCAACGAGGTCGCGCGCGAGCAGATCCTCGCCGGCGTGCTGCGCAAGGTCTCCGCCGACTACGACGTGATCCTGATCGACTGCCAGCCCTCGCTCGGCCTGCTCACCGTCAACGCGCTCACCGCGGCGCACGGCGTCGTGATCCCGCTCGAGTGCGAGTTCTTCGCGCTGCGCGGCGTGGCCCTGCTCATCGAGACGATCGACAAGGTGCGCGACCGCCTGAACCCGGCGATCACGCTCGACGGCATCCTCGCGACGATGTACGACTCGCGCACGCTGCACTCGCGCGAGGTGCTCGAGCGCGTGGTCGACGCGTTCGGCGACGACGTGCTCGAGACCGTCATCACGCGCACGGTGAAGTTCCCCGACGCGACGGTCGCGGCGACCCCGATCACCGAGTTCGCGCCAGAGCACCAGGCGTCGAAGTCGTACCGGCAGCTCGCGAGGGAGCTGGTCTTCCGTGGCGCGGTCGCCTGA
- the cmk gene encoding (d)CMP kinase, whose product MSSPVIPVVVAIDGPAGSGKSSVSKEVAKRLGYGFLDTGAAYRALAWHVQASGIDTDDAASVISSLASFDYRIGTDPAGYAVHVGEVDVTAAIRDPEISAVVSRVARVPEVRTHLIELFRSIMAAEPRPGVVVEGRDITTVVAPDAPVRILLTASPEVRASRRSAELVGSTSSAVGDDLRRRDEADSKVVDFMTAADGVTTVDSTELDFEQTVDAVIDVIRFTQPVTD is encoded by the coding sequence GTGTCGTCCCCCGTCATCCCCGTCGTCGTCGCGATCGACGGCCCCGCAGGCAGCGGCAAGTCCAGCGTGTCGAAGGAGGTGGCCAAGCGCCTCGGCTACGGCTTCCTCGACACCGGTGCCGCCTATCGGGCGCTCGCCTGGCACGTGCAGGCCTCTGGCATCGACACGGATGACGCGGCATCCGTCATCTCCTCGCTCGCGAGCTTCGACTACCGCATCGGCACCGACCCGGCCGGCTACGCCGTGCACGTCGGCGAGGTCGACGTGACCGCGGCCATCCGCGATCCCGAGATCTCGGCGGTCGTCAGCAGGGTGGCCCGCGTGCCCGAGGTGCGCACGCATCTCATCGAACTGTTCCGCAGCATCATGGCTGCCGAACCCCGCCCCGGCGTCGTCGTCGAGGGTCGGGACATCACGACCGTCGTCGCACCCGATGCGCCCGTGCGGATCCTGCTGACCGCGTCGCCCGAGGTGCGGGCGTCTCGGCGTTCGGCCGAGCTCGTGGGTTCGACCTCGAGCGCCGTCGGCGACGACCTGCGCCGCCGCGACGAGGCCGATTCGAAGGTCGTCGACTTCATGACGGCGGCCGACGGCGTGACCACGGTGGACTCCACGGAGCTCGATTTCGAGCAGACCGTCGACGCCGTGATCGACGTCATCAGGTTCACACAGCCTGTCACTGATTGA
- a CDS encoding CTP synthase produces MEERGQAPKSADNTDDTTKHIFVTGGVVSSLGKGLTAASLGNLLTARGLRVVMQKLDPYLNVDPGTMNPFQHGEVFVTDDGAETDLDIGHYERFLDIDLSQAANVTTGQIYSTVIAKERRGEYLGDTVQVIPHITDEIKRRMRLQASETPKPDVIITEIGGTVGDIESQPFIESARQVRHELGRKNVFFVHVSLVPFMGASGEQKTKPTQHSVATLRSIGIQPDALVLRSDRPVTEANKRKIALMCDVDEGAVVNAVDVPSIYDIPTMLNDQGLDAYIIETLGLDAKAGDVDWSGWSGLLDVVHDPKHEVTIGLVGKYIDLPDAYLSVTEALRAGGFANDAKVKIEWIPSDECRTPEGASRHLSHLDGICVPGGFGVRGIEGKLGALRYARENGIPTLGLCLGLQCMVIEYSRNVAGLEGASSSEFDPDTEFPVIATMEEQVEIIAGGDLGGTMRLGLYPAALTEGSIAAEVYGSTLVSERHRHRYEVNNAYRDVIAEAGLVFSGTSPDRHLVEFVELPRDVHPYYIATQAHPELRSRPNDAHPLFRGLVAASLDRQKASLLFDDANA; encoded by the coding sequence GTGGAAGAACGCGGACAGGCGCCGAAGAGCGCAGACAATACAGACGACACGACCAAGCACATCTTCGTGACTGGTGGTGTCGTTTCCTCGTTGGGCAAGGGTCTCACGGCAGCCAGCCTCGGCAACCTGCTGACGGCACGCGGACTGCGCGTGGTCATGCAGAAGCTCGACCCGTACCTCAACGTCGATCCCGGAACGATGAACCCGTTCCAGCACGGCGAGGTCTTCGTCACCGACGACGGCGCCGAGACCGACCTCGACATCGGACACTACGAGCGCTTCCTCGACATCGACCTGAGCCAGGCGGCGAACGTCACCACCGGCCAGATCTACTCGACGGTCATCGCCAAGGAGCGCCGCGGCGAGTACCTCGGCGACACCGTGCAGGTCATCCCGCACATCACCGACGAGATCAAGCGCCGCATGCGGCTGCAGGCCTCCGAGACGCCGAAGCCCGACGTGATCATCACCGAGATCGGCGGCACGGTCGGCGACATCGAGTCGCAGCCGTTCATCGAGTCGGCGCGCCAGGTGCGCCACGAGCTCGGCCGCAAGAACGTCTTCTTCGTGCACGTCTCGCTCGTGCCGTTCATGGGCGCCTCGGGTGAGCAGAAGACGAAGCCGACGCAGCACTCCGTCGCCACCCTGCGCTCGATCGGCATCCAGCCCGACGCGCTCGTGCTGCGCAGCGACCGCCCCGTCACCGAGGCGAACAAGCGCAAGATCGCGCTCATGTGCGACGTCGACGAGGGCGCCGTCGTGAACGCCGTCGACGTGCCGTCGATCTACGACATCCCGACGATGCTGAACGACCAGGGCCTCGACGCCTACATCATCGAGACGCTCGGCCTCGACGCGAAGGCCGGCGACGTCGACTGGTCCGGCTGGAGCGGCCTTCTCGACGTCGTGCACGACCCCAAGCACGAGGTCACCATCGGACTCGTCGGCAAGTACATCGACCTGCCCGACGCCTACCTCTCGGTCACCGAGGCGCTGCGCGCCGGCGGCTTCGCCAACGACGCCAAGGTGAAGATCGAGTGGATCCCGTCCGACGAGTGCCGCACGCCAGAAGGCGCGAGCAGGCACCTGTCGCACCTCGACGGCATCTGCGTGCCCGGCGGCTTCGGCGTGCGCGGCATCGAGGGCAAGCTCGGCGCACTCCGCTACGCCCGCGAGAACGGCATCCCGACGCTCGGACTCTGCCTCGGCCTGCAGTGCATGGTCATCGAGTACTCGCGCAACGTCGCGGGCCTCGAGGGCGCGTCGTCGAGCGAGTTCGACCCCGACACCGAGTTCCCGGTCATCGCGACCATGGAGGAGCAGGTCGAGATCATCGCCGGAGGCGACCTCGGCGGAACCATGCGCCTCGGCCTGTACCCCGCGGCACTCACCGAGGGGTCGATCGCCGCAGAGGTGTACGGCTCGACGCTCGTCTCCGAGCGTCACCGTCACCGCTACGAGGTGAACAACGCCTACCGCGACGTCATCGCCGAGGCCGGCCTCGTGTTCTCGGGCACCTCGCCCGACCGGCACCTCGTCGAGTTCGTCGAGCTGCCGCGCGACGTGCACCCGTACTACATCGCGACGCAGGCGCACCCCGAGCTGCGCAGCCGCCCGAACGACGCGCACCCGCTGTTCCGCGGCCTGGTCGCGGCATCCCTCGACCGCCAGAAGGCGAGCCTGCTCTTCGACGACGCGAATGCCTGA
- the xerD gene encoding site-specific tyrosine recombinase XerD encodes MTAQTEVDAYLRHLTVERGLARNTITSYRRDLAIYATWLEARGFDGPGAVAEQDLSGFIRYLGAEREPVLATASIARVLSAVRGLHRFLADEGTLPTDVSRRLRPPKPAMRLPKAISVADVEALIAATTGEEPDRLRDAALLEVLYGTGARVSEAIGLNVDDLVDDEVVRLFGKGGKQRIVPLGSYARRAVDAYLVRARPLLSARGTATPALFLGMRGRRMSRQAAWEAIHGAAERAGLAASVSPHTLRHSFATHLLEGGADVRVVQELLGHSSVATTQIYTLVTADTLREMYTSAHPRAR; translated from the coding sequence GTGACCGCGCAGACGGAGGTCGACGCCTACCTCAGGCACCTCACCGTCGAGCGCGGTCTCGCCCGCAACACGATCACCTCGTATCGACGCGACCTCGCGATCTACGCGACCTGGCTCGAGGCGCGCGGCTTCGACGGACCCGGCGCGGTCGCCGAGCAGGACCTCTCCGGCTTCATCCGGTACCTCGGCGCCGAACGCGAGCCGGTGCTCGCGACCGCCTCGATCGCGCGCGTGCTGTCGGCGGTGCGCGGGCTGCACCGCTTCCTCGCCGACGAGGGCACGCTGCCGACCGACGTCTCGCGTCGGCTGCGACCGCCGAAGCCGGCGATGCGGCTGCCCAAGGCGATCTCGGTCGCCGACGTCGAGGCGCTCATCGCGGCGACCACCGGCGAGGAGCCCGATCGGCTGCGCGACGCGGCACTGCTCGAGGTGCTCTACGGCACGGGCGCTCGCGTCTCGGAGGCGATCGGGCTGAACGTCGACGACCTGGTCGACGACGAGGTCGTGCGGCTCTTCGGCAAGGGCGGCAAGCAGCGCATCGTGCCGCTCGGCTCCTACGCCAGGCGAGCGGTCGACGCCTACCTCGTGCGTGCGCGTCCGCTGCTCTCGGCGCGGGGCACGGCGACCCCGGCGCTGTTCCTCGGCATGCGCGGGCGGCGGATGTCGCGGCAGGCCGCGTGGGAGGCGATCCACGGTGCTGCGGAGCGGGCGGGGCTCGCGGCATCCGTCTCTCCTCACACGCTGCGGCACTCCTTCGCGACGCACCTGCTCGAGGGCGGCGCCGACGTGCGCGTGGTGCAGGAACTGCTCGGGCACTCGTCGGTCGCGACGACCCAGATCTACACGCTCGTCACGGCTGACACACTCCGGGAGATGTACACGTCGGCCCACCCGCGCGCTCGCTAG
- a CDS encoding prephenate dehydrogenase has protein sequence MNEARLTGPVRIVGVGLLGASIGLGLRAKGVDVVLADASPTHLAIAADYGAGRPAASDDVPQLVVVCVPPDVTADVVAAELAANPTAIVTDVASVKVAILDELVARGADVSRYLGTHPMAGRELGGPMSGRADLFVGRPWVVAAHEAISYRDASVIDDLILDLGATLVELTPEQHDRAVALVSHVPQVVSTLMARRLIDAPHASVNLAGQGIRDVTRVAASDPELWVQILGQNTAPVIEILRGYREDLDRFIDALDDLEAPGARRRIAEELFGGNTGVERLPGKHGVDRRYASLIVMVDDRPGQLARLFNDVGDAGVNLEDLRLEHSPGAQVGLAEIFVLPEVQERLTDELAARGWRIAG, from the coding sequence GTGAACGAAGCCCGCCTGACCGGCCCGGTGCGCATCGTCGGTGTCGGGCTGCTCGGCGCGAGCATCGGACTCGGGCTGCGTGCGAAGGGCGTCGACGTGGTCCTCGCCGACGCATCGCCGACGCACCTGGCGATCGCCGCGGACTACGGCGCGGGGCGCCCGGCGGCTTCGGACGACGTGCCGCAGCTGGTCGTCGTCTGCGTGCCGCCCGACGTCACGGCCGACGTCGTCGCCGCCGAGCTCGCCGCGAACCCGACCGCGATCGTGACGGATGTCGCGAGCGTCAAGGTCGCCATCCTCGACGAGCTCGTGGCGCGAGGAGCCGACGTCTCGCGCTACCTCGGAACCCACCCCATGGCCGGCCGCGAACTCGGCGGACCCATGTCGGGCCGCGCCGACCTCTTCGTCGGGCGCCCATGGGTGGTCGCCGCGCACGAGGCCATCTCGTACCGCGATGCGTCGGTCATCGACGACCTGATCCTCGACCTCGGCGCCACGCTCGTCGAGCTCACGCCCGAGCAGCACGACCGGGCGGTCGCCCTCGTGTCGCACGTGCCCCAGGTGGTGTCCACGCTCATGGCGCGACGCCTCATCGACGCACCCCACGCTTCGGTGAACCTCGCCGGCCAGGGCATCCGCGACGTCACGCGCGTCGCGGCGAGCGACCCCGAGCTGTGGGTGCAGATCCTCGGGCAGAACACCGCGCCCGTCATCGAGATCCTGCGCGGCTACCGCGAGGACCTCGACCGGTTCATCGACGCCCTCGACGACCTCGAGGCGCCCGGCGCCCGCCGTCGCATCGCCGAGGAGCTCTTCGGCGGCAACACGGGCGTCGAACGGCTGCCGGGCAAGCACGGCGTCGACCGTCGCTACGCGAGCCTCATCGTCATGGTCGACGACCGCCCCGGTCAGCTCGCCCGGCTCTTCAACGACGTCGGCGACGCCGGCGTCAACCTCGAGGACCTCCGCCTCGAGCACTCGCCGGGCGCCCAGGTGGGCCTCGCCGAGATCTTCGTGCTCCCCGAGGTGCAGGAGCGCCTCACCGACGAGCTGGCCGCACGCGGCTGGCGGATTGCAGGCTGA
- the scpB gene encoding SMC-Scp complex subunit ScpB yields MTNEIEEADVATTAVDEGGAGPDTAAEHPTRPDDEVDGATEGPELSIVTPLDVPGQPHLDLDRALEAILFIADEPQSVVHLAAAVQRPVAEVRAAIARLRADYDGTGVSGEPRTDVADANDAARGIRRGFELREVGGGWRFYVRTEYDALVSDFVIAQTSTRLSQAALETLSVIAYKQPISRSQIASIRAVNVDSVVRTLLGRGLITEVDTDAETGALLYGTTELLLTNLGVNSIDELPHISPLLDDGQEGFERD; encoded by the coding sequence ATGACGAATGAGATCGAAGAGGCGGATGTCGCGACGACCGCGGTCGACGAGGGCGGCGCCGGCCCCGACACGGCCGCTGAGCACCCCACTCGACCTGACGACGAAGTCGACGGGGCGACCGAGGGCCCCGAGCTCTCGATCGTCACGCCGCTCGACGTGCCAGGCCAGCCCCACCTCGACCTGGATCGCGCGCTCGAGGCGATCCTGTTCATCGCCGACGAACCGCAGAGCGTCGTGCACCTCGCGGCCGCCGTGCAGCGGCCGGTGGCCGAGGTGCGCGCCGCGATTGCACGCCTGCGGGCCGACTACGACGGCACGGGCGTCTCGGGGGAGCCGCGCACCGATGTCGCCGACGCGAACGATGCGGCACGCGGCATCCGTCGTGGATTCGAGCTGCGCGAGGTGGGCGGCGGCTGGCGTTTCTACGTGCGAACCGAGTACGACGCGCTGGTGTCGGATTTCGTGATCGCGCAGACGTCGACGAGACTTTCGCAGGCGGCGTTGGAGACGCTCTCGGTGATCGCCTACAAGCAGCCGATCTCGCGTTCGCAGATCGCGTCGATCCGCGCGGTGAACGTCGACTCGGTCGTGCGCACGCTGCTCGGCCGGGGGCTCATCACCGAGGTCGACACCGATGCCGAGACGGGCGCGCTGCTCTACGGCACGACCGAGCTGCTGCTCACCAACCTCGGTGTCAACTCCATCGACGAGCTGCCCCACATCTCACCGTTGCTCGACGACGGCCAGGAAGGATTCGAACGTGACTGA
- a CDS encoding ScpA family protein: MAPATEPADTGFRVALTNFEGPFDLLLSLIAKHELDITEVSLSAVTDEFISYLRGLDSAEELDRASEFLVVAATLLDLKVVGLLPQGELVDAEDVALLEARDLLFARLLQYRAFKEAARWFQSNLDAEGLRHARTVRLEDRFRQRAPELRWTLSAEDFAALAALAMAPREIPVVGLTHLHAPLVSIREQAAHVVAVLRRGDPVSFRQLIAGVTRPGVVVARFLAVLELYRHAAIGFDQVEPLGELTLHWAAATWSDENLEALGADYDE, encoded by the coding sequence CTGGCGCCCGCGACCGAGCCCGCCGACACCGGCTTCCGCGTCGCGCTCACGAACTTCGAGGGTCCGTTCGACCTGCTGCTCTCGCTCATCGCCAAGCACGAGCTCGACATCACCGAGGTCTCGCTCTCGGCGGTGACCGACGAGTTCATCTCCTACCTGCGCGGACTCGACTCGGCCGAGGAGCTCGACCGGGCCTCGGAGTTCCTGGTGGTCGCCGCAACCCTGCTCGACCTGAAGGTCGTCGGCCTGCTCCCGCAGGGCGAGCTCGTCGATGCCGAAGACGTCGCGCTGCTCGAGGCGCGCGACCTGCTCTTCGCGCGCCTGCTGCAGTACCGCGCCTTCAAGGAGGCCGCCCGGTGGTTCCAGTCGAACCTCGACGCCGAGGGGTTGCGCCATGCGCGTACCGTGCGGCTCGAGGACCGGTTCCGCCAGCGGGCGCCCGAGCTGCGGTGGACGCTGAGCGCCGAGGACTTCGCCGCATTGGCCGCGCTCGCGATGGCGCCGCGCGAGATCCCCGTCGTGGGGCTCACGCACCTGCACGCGCCGCTCGTGTCGATCCGAGAGCAGGCGGCGCACGTCGTCGCGGTGCTCCGGCGCGGCGACCCGGTGAGCTTCCGCCAGCTGATCGCGGGCGTCACGCGCCCCGGCGTCGTCGTGGCCAGGTTCCTCGCGGTGCTCGAGCTGTACCGGCACGCGGCGATCGGCTTCGACCAGGTCGAGCCGCTCGGCGAACTCACCCTGCACTGGGCCGCGGCGACGTGGTCCGACGAAAACCTCGAAGCCCTGGGGGCCGACTATGACGAATGA
- a CDS encoding pseudouridine synthase produces the protein MTDKNDDQGAGWFTEPEGVRLQKVLAAAGVASRRVVEQYIVEGRIEVNGVVVTELGRRVDPASDLVAVDGVPIQLDPDKRYYMLNKPRGVVSSMRDEKGRPDLRQFTDELEERVYNVGRLDGETSGLLLLTNDGDLAHVLAHPSFGVEKTYIAKVKGRVSAQTLQQLKQGIELEDGPIKADRAKVRQHQGDDGHSIVELTLHSGRNRIVRRMMAEVGHPVVDLVRRSFGPLHLGTLRVGVMRELTSTERGLLLTISREADAARGRGEGASGSSTDEASEASGAAASAEAAAGADGAADGERS, from the coding sequence GTGACTGACAAGAACGACGACCAGGGCGCCGGCTGGTTCACCGAACCGGAGGGCGTGCGCCTGCAGAAGGTGCTCGCCGCCGCGGGCGTCGCGAGCCGCCGCGTCGTCGAGCAGTACATCGTCGAGGGCCGCATCGAGGTCAACGGCGTCGTCGTGACCGAGCTCGGCCGCCGCGTCGACCCCGCGAGCGACCTCGTCGCCGTCGACGGCGTGCCGATCCAGCTCGACCCTGACAAGCGCTACTACATGCTGAACAAGCCGCGCGGCGTCGTCTCGTCGATGCGCGACGAGAAGGGCCGCCCCGACCTGCGGCAGTTCACCGACGAGCTCGAGGAGCGCGTCTACAACGTCGGCCGCCTCGACGGCGAGACGAGCGGCCTGCTGCTGCTCACGAACGACGGCGACCTCGCGCACGTGCTCGCGCACCCCTCGTTCGGCGTCGAGAAGACGTACATCGCCAAGGTGAAAGGCCGGGTGTCGGCGCAGACCCTGCAGCAGCTCAAGCAGGGCATCGAGCTCGAGGACGGCCCGATCAAGGCCGACCGCGCGAAGGTCAGGCAGCACCAGGGCGACGACGGCCACTCGATCGTCGAGCTCACGTTGCACTCCGGCCGCAACCGCATCGTGCGGCGCATGATGGCCGAGGTGGGGCATCCGGTCGTCGACCTCGTGCGTCGCAGCTTCGGGCCGCTGCACCTCGGCACGCTCCGCGTCGGGGTCATGCGCGAACTCACGAGCACCGAGCGCGGCCTGCTCCTGACGATCTCGCGAGAGGCGGATGCCGCGCGCGGGCGTGGCGAAGGGGCATCCGGGTCCTCGACCGACGAGGCCTCCGAAGCCTCCGGTGCTGCGGCGTCGGCCGAAGCCGCAGCAGGCGCAGACGGCGCAGCCGACGGGGAGCGGTCGTGA